The stretch of DNA ATCGTATTCAACGCCCCATTGGTTGAGCTGCCTCTTCATCGTCTTTATGTTATTAAGGGTGGAGACCTTTGGATGTATGCCCCCCTTTATCGCGGCGTTCTCGGCCGGCAGGCCGAACGCATCGAACCCCATAGGCGCAAGGACATTAAAACCTCTCATCATCTTGTATCGCGCGACGACGTCGCCTATTATGTAGTTCCTGCCGTGGCCGACGTGGAGCGCCGCCGACGGGTATGGGAACATCATGAGGCAATAGTATTTATTTTTTGGATCGCCCGTATCTACGGTGAAAAGCCCTTTGTCCCGCCAGAACTTCTGCCACTTGGTTTCTATTGTATCGAAGGGATATAATTTTTCGTCGATCATTTTATCCTGCACATCCTTTTAGCCGCTGCCATGTTCTTTTTGTCGTCTTTGTCCGATTCCTTCGGCGTCTCCATGATGAACGCCGCATTCTTAAGTCCGGGATGGTTTATTATCCTTCCCAAAGCCTCGGAACCTATGTTGCCTTTACCTATATGCTGATGCCTGTCGACATGAGAGCCGGCAGGCGACAGGCTATCGTTAAAATGGACCACCTTGATGAGGTAGAGTCCGACCAACCTGTCAAATTCTTTAAGGGTCGCCTCCAGCCCTTTCTTCGTCTTTATATCATACCCGGACTCGAAAGTATGCGCCGTATCGAGGCATACGCCTATATTCGAAGGCCGACCCTGGCTTTCGATGATGCGCTTCAAGTGCTCGAACCTGTAACCTATCGACGAGCCGGAACCGGCGGTATTTTCCAGCAGTATTGTCGTCTCCGGCCTTGCCGATCTTATTATTTCATTAAGCGCTTTGGAAAACCTCTCGATGCCGCCGGCTTCGCCGCTGCCCACGTGACTTCCGAGGTGCGTCACGAAATATTCGGCACCGAGCAGGTCCGCTCTCTTCACGTCCTCGATATAAGCGTTTATAGACTTCTTATACAAAACATCGTCGGGAGTCGCGAGATTTATTATATACGGTATATGGACGACTACAGGTTTAATGTTATAATTCGACTTAAGGCGCCTGAATTCCGCAACGTCGGACTCTGCGAGCTTTGTCGCCTGCCACCCTCTTGGGTTACGGCTGAATATCTGCATCGTATTACAACCGAGAGATTTAGCGCGGTCGAGCGACTCGCAGATATTTCCGGCAATAGAGACATGAAGTCCGATACGTTTCATATGAGTCAGAGTTGGTGCTGGAGGTGGGACTTGAACCCACACGACCTTACGGTCACTGGTTTTTGAGACCAGCGCGTATGCCATTCCGCCACTCCAGCTAAATGTATTTCCAGTCAGCGTTTCAGGTATTTTGTGTCTTGCGCTGTTGCATTCGTTTTGCGCAAGACCACCTCGGCAAAATTTTCATTAGTTAAATTGGGGACACATCCAAACATAAGAATGTGTCCCTTGTTAAGGTCCTTCGTCGGCTATAAGTTTGACTACGGCCTCCTCAGGATCAAATTTTTCCATGCAGAGACTCGTGAAAAATTTGGTGGAGCTGACGAGAATCGAACTCGTGATTACACAATGCCATTGTGTCGTGATCCCTCTTCACTACAGCCCCATCTTATTTCGGTTTTCTTGAATAGTAGTAGGAATAGTAGCGGTAGTTCTCGCTATGGATAGAGATCTTATTGAGGACGATGCCGATGATCCTCGCCTTGGCGTCTTCGAGAAGTTTATGTATTCGCGGTAGTATCTTCTTCGATGTCTTCCCGCTCTCCAGGACCATGATGATGCCGTCCGTTATGCCTGAAAGTATGACCGCATCGGTAAGTATCGCTATCGGCGGAGTGTCTATAAGCACATAATCAAACTTTTTCATGGCCTCGTCGCAAAAAGTCTTCATCTTGTGGCTCGCAAGAAGCTCGGACGGATTCGGAGGATGGATGCCGCTCGGGACCAAGGCAATATTTTCAATGTCCGTCTTCTGCACCACTTCGCTAAATCCGGCCTGTCCCGACAGAAATGTGCTGAGGCCGGTCTCGTTCTCTTTCTTGAAAACCTCATGAAGCCTGGGATTGCGCATGTCGGCGTCTACGAGAAGGACCTTCTTCTGGTTCTGCGCTATGGCTATGCCGAGGTTACAGAGCGTCATAGTCTTCCCTTCCTGCGGGCCCGGGCTCGTTATAACTATAGTCCTCAAAGGGTTCTCTTCGGTCGAAGAGAACGCTATGCTCGTCCTGATAGACCTGTATGTCTCCGCTACGGGGTCTTTAGGCTGGGCATGGACAAATATATCTTTTTCAAGCTCGCCCATCTTCCCGCCCTGGTTGACCTTTGGAACGCTCCCCAGAAAAGGCCATTTAACAGTCTTGTCGATCTCGTGCGGCTCTTTTACCGTATCGTCCATGTATTCGAAGAAGAAGGCCAAAAAAACGCCTCCAAAAAGCCCTACCACTATGGACAGCAGGATATTAAATAACTTTTTTGGCCGCAGGGGGACAGGAGGCGTTACGGCAGGCGCGAGAACGCTGACGTTGTTCGCTTTCAAGCCTTCCAGGGCGTGCTTAAAATTATCCAGAAGCTTCTCTTCCTCGCTGTAATCATGCCTGAAAGACATCGACTTTTCTTTCTCAATGTTGTCGATGACCTCATCTATCTCTTTCTTCAGCCGGATCATTTCGGGATGCTTTTCTTTATATACTTTATTATATTCCGACAGCTTCGCGTCAAGCTTCAGGTATTCGTTCTTAAGAAGGTTCAGGAGCTCCGTTTTTGAGATGTAGTAGAGATTCCTTTTTACATATATCTCGGCTATCCTGTTGGCTATCTTAGCGGCAAGTACAGGGTCTTTATTTTCGACATAAAGGTCAAGAAGCCTGGTATCGCGCACCGGCTGCACGCTGATCGTCTTCATGAATTTTTTCAACGGCTCCTTGACGTTCGCGTAATCTTTCGTATTCGCAAGGCCGAACTCATCGAAAACCTTCTGCATTATCGGCGTCGACGTTATTATTCCCATCTGGCTCTGGTAATATTCCTTGTACGAATAATAATTCTGAGATTGTATCTCGACTACACCGGTGGCTGTAAGCACGTTCGGGTTCTCCAAGTCTACCATCAAAGCCGCTTTTGCCCGGTAGACCGGCTTCATCATGAAAGAGCCTATCGTAACGACCAACACCGTCGTGATGAAGAAGAGCGCGACCGTGGCCATCCTCCGCCGCAGGATATTGATATAGTCCCTCAGGTTCGACTCATTCTGTATGTGAGTGAGATCCATCTAAACGCTCTCCGTATTAAAAGAAGCTCTCGGGGACAAAGACCACATCGTCAGGCTGCACTACTACGTCTTTTTCCTTCTCCCCTCTTTCCGTTATATCCTTCACCTTTACTATCAGCGTCTTCCTCTTCCCATCCTCTATGCGCATGACCCTGGTCCTGTTCACATCCGCGTCTTTGGTGAAGCCTTCAGCCATGGCCACCGCCTCAAGGACCGTCATATCCCTCTCATCCGGCATATCGAACTTGCCCGGCTTATTGACCTCTCCCATTACGGAGACCTGCCTGGGATGATACTCATCGATGAATACCAGCACCTCGGCCTTTACCAGGTAATCTTTTTCAAGCAGCTCCTTTATCTTCTCCTCAAGGTCCTGGACGGTCAAACCCCTGGCCATGACCTGGCCTATCAAAGGAAATGATATATAGCCGTCTGCGGCTATTCTAGTCTTGGTCGTCAGGTCGGGCTGGCCGTGGACGGTTATTTGAAGGATGTCGGTGGGTTGTAATTTATATTTACCCTGGGCGGCGGAATCTGCGGCAAATACAGGCACAACGAAAACGGCCGCCAGGAGTAGGATTGTGATAAAAATCTTCATTTTGTTAAAATCCTACGGTTCCGCTGAATGTGACCTTGTTGTCTGTATAATTGAAAGTGGAGAACCTTGAATAACGCCTGGTATAGTCGTACTTCACTTCGGCCGAGAGCCATTTCTGGACATCGTACCTGAGCGAACATCCGGTGGCAAAGAAATTATCGTATCTTTTTGCCGTAACGCCGCCTTCGGTAGTTTCGGACGGGTAGAGATTGAGCTGATACGCGCCGAACGGGCTTATGGAAACTTTTTTATTGAATTTATGGACATACCGCAGGTCCACAATCGTCCCGTGGTAAGAATTGTTATTGGAATAGTCCGACTCGAAGACGCTCGAATCTATGCCGAAACTCCATATGTCGTCTTTAGTCTGATGGAAATCCACGCCGCCGCTCGCGGTGAAACCAAAGAAAGGCTTATCATTAAAGATATCCGATTTATCGAAATGCTGGTACTTGCATCCGCCTTTTATATCCGCGACTATCTTGTTTGTAGGCTTGCCCCTGATGCCCAAAAGCGCGTTCACAAAATACGCGTCCGGAGGGATCGAGCTGTTCATGTAGTGTATAAAGCCAAGATCGCCTTCCACAAACAACACCGTCTTGGGCATTATCCGGTAGCTTACCGCGGCGTCTACGATGTTGGTCATCCTCACCTTATCGCCATACGTGACGGACTGGTAGACGAGGTCGTCCTGCTGGCTGTAGCTGTTAAAGATATTGGTGTAGCCGACGTCGAAACCGAGCTTGTTGAACTGCGCCCCCAGATCTGTCCTGAATGTGTTCTCCTGTCTTCCTATACGCCTCGAGTTTTCATCCGCGGCCCTGTCCGTGTAATCCCTATAGACATCCTTCACCCGTATCTTGTAATCGGTAAAATTTATCTCGCCGAGGCCCCTGACAAGATGGTCGACGTGGTTTTCATTGTTATACCTGCCGTACATAAAAATACTGGGAAAATAATCGGCGCTGAAGTTGTGGTCCCCTACCGGCAGCTCGACCCCCATCGAAGGCGTCAGGATAGTTATGGCGTCAAATTTTTCCTTCCCCTTGGTTAAATATATATTCGTATCGAGCTCTTCACTGGCTTTGAAAGCGCCGTGGACTATTAAGTTGCCGACCTTTACCCCTTCCCTGTCTGGGAGATCGATATTTTTAAGTTTCACATCCTGCAACACTTGCGCCGAGGCCATGCCGCATACATTGAGTGCTAATGCAAAAGATATGGCTAAGATCAATATAGACTTTCCGATATTATATCGCTTTTTCATTATTCCTCCCGATGTAAACAGAGACTTACCTTAAACAATATGTAAAAGGAATTATAACATTTACCATATATAAGTCAATATAATAATAAGAAAATGGGAGGTCATTAAATAATGACCTCCCAAATATGCTCCAAACCTGTTTTTAGCGCCTCATTACGTCTGGCTGGCCGCGCTATCGTTTATAGCATCCGGCGGAGCTATATCTACCGTCCCCGGTGCATTTTCATCTCCAGGAGTATATGGTTCCGCAACCAGGGGTATCTCTAGAAAACCCGACATGTCAGGCGGCGTTCCGAACGGGGTAAAACCGTTCCCGCCTATGCCCATAGGCATCCCCATCCCAAGCTCAAAATTTTCATTATTAAGCAGATTTGTCAGTTGCAGGATGCTATCAGGCGAAAAAACCGACGTTGAGGCGCCGTTAAAACCCATATAGACGATCGAACCGTGCGCTCCGCAAATAGCGTTCGGCGTTTTTACAAGAAATTCCGACGGGCCATCAGCTTTATTCACGATCATTTTCAGCTCGCCAAGGCTCAATTTTACTCCGACTTTCCTAGAAAGCTCCTCATATATGATGGTCTCTACAAGAATCTCCGTACCGGGCTTCAAGGATATGCTGCTCTTATCGGGAAATTCCAGGAAGACCTTGCCGTCTTCAAGCGTCTTTATTGAATCGTTAGCCTTAAGGGCCTGGCCCGCTTTTGCATCTGCCCATTCAGTATCAAGTCCGGTTTTAACAAGGACCTGCCCCTCGATAGCCGCTACCGTTAATGCCATTTCCTGTGCAACCGCCCCTGTGGTAAATACCGCTAAAAACACCGCCAGGACAAATACACCCGTCTTGAATATCTTCATCTGTTATCCTCCATAGTCGGTTTGGGTGGAACTTAGTTTGTACTTAAAGTATAGCACAATTAATTTATTATTCAATATTTTTTAACTAACTTTTTTGTATTTAACAATATCGTGATCCAGACTTTCCGAATCTAATCCTCATCGAGGTGCATATCGACATAAGACGCCATCAACTCTCCCACATTAGCCGGAGGTATAGTCGAAAAATAATGGTCTACTATCGCGTGACCCATCTCATGGGCTAATACCGAATCCGATATGTCGCTGGCGCAAGTATAGATAGTCTTGTGTCGATGTATATAAAAGGACTTGTAATTTTCCCTCTTCTTAAAGATCTCATAGTACTCGTCGTTCAACTCGCGTCGGTTCTTATATATCCTGACCTTTAGGCGCAACTTCGACGGCCACATATTGAGGATCTCTTTAGCACGAAAAAATATGGCGTCCAGCCTGCGGGCGATCCTGCCTTTTACGTCGGACGGCCTTTCGCCGGCAGTCAAATTATTGATATAAAATTCTCTCTCGTTTATACTATTTTCAATGTCGTCGAGATCGATAGCATCGTCGTATTCTATGGTGAAAGACTTGCTCTCTATCGTACCCCATCCGCCCGGTTTTGAGGCGCTATCGCTTCTGCCGGCGGATGAGGTCGTCAAGACGGCGTGACTTGGGGCGTTTTCCGCATGCACTCCTAAGAGAGGCGAATACCATAAGAACGGATTTGCGATGACGAACGCCATTACCAAGGGCAACGTCATATCTTTGGATCTCGGCAAATGATTAGACATTGAATTTTGCGATCTCTTTCTTCATTTCTTCAAGCTTTGATCTCAGGCCTTCAGGGGCTTCTTTACAACAGGAATTTATCTCCGATTCAAGCTCTATCGAAACCTTCCTGATCCTGACTATGCGATCCCTCAGATTCGCGCTCATCCTTTCGAGCGAGGACGCAAGGGCCTTTATCTCGTCGCCCTTACGAAGATTGAACCTGATATTAAGATTGCCCGCGGTTATCTCATCGATGTCTTTCTCCAACCTGTATAAAGGGCCGGCTATCTTATGAGAAGTAAGCAAGGTCACCGCGATGGTCGCAAGCCCTATCAGCACTATGACCACCGCGCTGGACAAAAATACCGCCGGCAACAGATAATCGGCGGTACTTTTTATGGTAAGGCGCGAATTTATGAATGTCGTGGTCACCGTCGCCCTGGACATCGAGTAGATTATATACCCGGATATCGCCGCCCCCAGCGCTACCAAAGAGCAGAACTTGATTATAAAATTCGTCTGGAACTTCTTGTCTATATAATAGTTCCTTCTTCTATTCGCGAATTTATTGTCCATCGCCGCCCCCAATCTGCCTCAACCTTATATCGCTGAGCACCTTTTTATCTATCCTGACCGCTGTCTTCTTGCGCAGGTCAGCGATCCATTTCTCAAAGGCCTCCCGCTCCCTTCTCCTGACGATATTTTTTCTTATCCTCGGGGCCATATCTTCAAAGGAGCCGGCCTTCGACCCTTCACTGGCCAGCATCCGCTCATATTCTTCCTTCATATCCTGCTCTCTCACTATTATATCGGAAGAGAATTCCCGCGACTTCTTCTTTATGAGCAGCTTTAGCAGGGCCTGCTCCCAGTACCTCTCTATCTCCTTCATAAAGGCCTTGTCCTTATCGAAATCCTGGGCCTGCGCTTCCATCAAAAGTATCTTCTTCACTATCATCTCGTCAAGGATCTCCTCCCTGGCCTTAGCCGGGTCGTCGGACAAATACTTGTTCTCCGCAATGAGATCCGCTTCATTCTTAAAATCTTCCACCGTCATCTCGTAATTGCCTATTCTCGCGACTATCACCTTTTCGTCGGGCCCTGTCCTCTTTTCACCGCATCCCGCGACGATAAGAAATAACGACAGGACCAATGCCGGTAACGCGACATTACGCTTTTTTATCATGGTAATCTCCCATTGTAATACGGATCAGGACGCGCCTATGCCGAAGAGCACGACCGGTACCGTCTTAAATAATATTTTGAAGTCAAGTCCCAGCGACCAATTGTCGATATACTGCAGGTCGAGCCTCATCCATTCCTCAAAACCTATCTTATTCCTTCCGCTTATCTGCCAGATGCATGTTATGCCGGGCCTCATCGACAGGCGCCTGCGCTGCCACGGCTCATATTGCGACACCTCTTTAGGGATCGGCGGACGGGGCCCGACGAGGCTCATCTCGCCTACGAAGACGTTGAAGAGTTGAGGAAGCTCATCTATGCTGAATTTCCTTAGGAGCTTACCGAGCGCCGTGACGCGCGGATCGTTCTTCATCTTGAAGACCGGCCCCTTCATCTCGTTCTTCTCCACCAGTTCCGAGAGCCGCTCGTGCGCGCCCTTCTGCATCGACCGGAACTTGTAAAGTATAAAACGCCTTCCGTTCAAACCGACTCTCTTCTGTAAATAAAACACCGGCCCGGGAGACGTCAATTTTATCAATAACGCCGTTATTACCAGGATCGGGCTAAGCGCTATAATGCCCAAACCCGACACGATGATATCAATGGCCCTCTTGATAAATAACTCCCATTCCTGCGCTATCGTGGTCTCAAAAGATATCAAGGGAACGCCGTCCAGCTCGGTCTGGCGCGCCTTGGCTATCTTCAGGTCAAACAGGTCTATGGCGATCGTCGTCTTGACGCCTTGAGTCTCGCAAACATACAGCGAATTCTCTATAGCGGTAAGCTTGGATCTCGGGATCACAAATACAACCTCGTCTATAGTGCGGCCGCTAAGTATCTTTGGTATATCGTCGAGCATACCTATTACCTTGCTGCCGTCCACTGCCTTGCCCATGTGGGACTCTTCATATTCGATGACGCCTACTATCTTAAAGCCCCACTCCGGGTGATTATTGATCTTGCCCATGAATTGCAGGGCGCGTTTTCCGGTCCCGACGATAAGAAGCCTCCTGAAATTATAACCCTGTTTTCTCACATAGCGCATTATCGAAAAGATCGCCACCTTCTCGGCGATCACGGCCATCGAGCTTAATGCCAGAAATATGGCAAAGAAGCCGCGGCTTACGAACCTCAATTTAAGCAAGAAGGCCGCCGCGCCGAATATTATAGCGGTAAGAAAGACGGATTTAAGTATGATGAATAGGACTTCAGTAAGCTTCTTGGTGCGCAGGCTCTTATACATTCCGTTCGCGTAAAGCGAAAAGCTCCATATCGGAATCACGAAAAAAAGGACTATCAGATAATCGCTTATGGATAGGTCGCTTGCGTCGGCAAATACCCTGACGAAAGGTATCAAATCGAATTTATACAAGACGTGGAAATACTGGCGAAGGAAGAAAGAGATGAAAAATACGAACGCTACGATGAATATGTCAAATATTATCATCGCCCTTCGAATTACTTCCTCTTTCTCACGCAGCATATCTAATCTTCTCCCAATCAGTAACTATTCAGTAGGGGAGGTTTAAACCTCCCCTACTTATTTCTTCATGATAATAGCCGCATACACGGTAAATAATAGCATATTTGCGGGTATGTGGAAATTAAAATCAATCAGGCCGTGAAGCGCCAGGCTCAATACGCCTGCGGCGCATCCGACGGAGCGAAGACTATTACGTGCTTCTTTAGTAAATCCCGTCTTTATGATCACGACAAAGATCCAGAGCATTAGAAAAGGCGCCAGCAGGCCCATCTCCGCGGCCATCTGCAGATAGTCGTTATGCGCGGCATTTGCCAGGGCAACGAGGCCCTCGGGCCGGAAACGCGGGAATCCCCAGATGAACGTCCCTATTCCGGTACCTATCGCCGGATTATGAATTATCATGTCAACGCTGCCTTTCCATATCTTTAGGCGCGTTCCGTCAAAGAGGTCGGCGCCGTAAGGCGCATAAGCAAGTTTTAGCCTGTCCGATATCGTCTCTCTGCCTAAATATACGAATGAGAATATTATCATCAGGACGAGAATAAATATAAGTATGCTCTTAATATTTATTGTCCTTCTCTTCCTTATGACGAGCATCATGACGATCAATGATACGCCCATACTAAGCCATGCGCCGCGCGATTGGGCCAATATAAAAGCGGAGGCCATAAATATCAATGCTGTCACCAGAAATACTCTATGGTCCTTCGCCACGCGGACATCCCCTTTCAACCGAGACATCTGGTTGAATAACTCGGCTATAGCGACCGGCATAGCGAGTTCCAGGTAGCCGGCAAAGTGGTTATGATTTACATAAGTTGATGCGAGAAAATCCTGCGGAATCCACCATGAATGGGGCAGCGTTCCGAAATATTGAAAAAGTCCGTATAGCGAAAGACACCCGCCCATGGATATGATGAGATATATCAGGCGTTTAACCATTTGTCCGTCAAATTCATTGATGATCACGTAATACACCCCTATGTATCCTAAAAGCCTCAAGAGGGCGTAAAAACTGTCATGTTTGTATATGGAGAAGACGAATGATATGGCGGCCAGGACCGTTAAGAGCAGGATGGGCAGATCGATGGAATTAGTTGTAAGTCGTAAGTTGTAAGTTGTAAGTTTGGGTTTTGCAGGGTTCGGGGAGACATTGACAACCTTAAAAAGCCACAGAAATATGATGATAAGCTCGACGAGCAGGATCGGCGTCATCGCCCATAGCCGGACAGATGCGCCTCTGGCTATCGGCGAAAATATGAGTATCGCCGCCAGCAGTATCCACAAAAGCTTTTTATACACCCTATACTTTTTTACCATTGTTATAATCTACATGCTCTTAAAAATTATTATGTTAAGAAATAAAATCTATTGCCTAATATCTTTCCTGTGTTTTATTCAGCATATGTTATGCTAACATCTCCAATCTCTATATTTCGCTCTTCAAAATTAACTGGATTATAATATTCATCGTTAACGAAAGAAACACTAAGCACTCTTATACCCCCATCTGTTTTTGCGGAAAAGGTGTATTTATTCCATTCTTCTTTTTTAATAAACATTTCCCCAATTTCTTCATCATCTACTCTCACTATTATATATGGATAAAATCTTTGGTGGTTAGAATCCGCCAACTTTGTCATAAGAAATCTTCTGGCGTTTATTGTTATAACCGCACAACCGGGCTTCATCTTAAGGGGAACGTATACTGTACCATTCCAATACATAACCCCATTTACAATTTCGGTTTTTTCATCATATGCCTTGCCGCGCCACTCTTCTTTAGAAATAGCGTATGAAATATCTATTGATTCCGTCTGTTTCATAAACGATCTCTTGATATCTTGTATCCGCTTTAATTCATTCCTTCTTTCTTTCTCGAACACAACCGGCTCTTCCAGATGTTTGTAATAATTCAATTTGGCAATGACTTCTTTGCGGAATTGCCAAAGATTATTGTTTACGATAAAAGCGTATAGGTTTTGATCCGATACTAGATTCTCAGGCGTTATCGTCTGAAACACCTTGAAATCTTCTGTATGATTCCATAGTTTCGAGTATATATATCCGGATCTGCTGGGATACATCAATATGACATACCGCAGTCTTTCCAGAATAAATTTTCTTTCTTCGGCATCCAACAACTTCCATATAGAAATGGCCGCATACCCTATCATATATGAAGTATATACACCGGATGGATCTTTCCGGAAAGCCTCTTTAAAATATTCCATCGTTTTCCTGCGTCCGTCTATTTTTCCGGATTCCGGCTTTCCGGCGCCGGAATACAATTCTATGGTTCCAAGCCTAATCCAGTATTCGGCATTCGACGGATTAAGCGCTGCCGCCTTCCTATATAGCATCGAAGCCGTATCAAAAACGGCCTCCGAAGTGACTTGCCCCTTGCCCTGCTCCGTCAGTATATCGCCCAGCCCGGCAGGATATTCGGCATTGAACGGGTCAAGCCTGATGGCAGTCTGCATCTTTCCCTCTGCCTCCGCCCATTGATGCCGCGCAGCCAGCTTTTGTGCGGCCGCAGATTCGATCTCGGCTAAGAGCGGGACAAAAATGATGATACAGAGAAACACAAGCAGCGCCGCCAAAACAAAATTGACCACGATTAATTTCATATACATTACAGTGTTTGACAATAGGATATGCATTGTCATGCCGATTCTTTCTTGAATTCAGCAGGTTATTCCAGATTTACCGCACTAATCATATAATGATAATTGTGGTACGTCTTTATCCAATCATTTTTTTTAAATAATTTATATATCTTATAATTGAGTCGACCAACGGAAGGATACGAATCATTTGGATAAACTTTAATATTGCCGAATCCAATATCCCGTAGAATTTTTTTAACTTCCCAGACATTTGTCGGAAACTCATAATCTGCCGGCCTATGGTCAGATCGTTTTAATCTATGATAAATGGTGCGCAATGAACTATATAGAGACCTGGGAAGGAGTATGGATTTAATAAATTGGAACATGCCCCACGCGTTGGGATCCTCCAGGAATAGAATCCCTCCCGGCTTCAGCAGGCCACGAATAGATTTCAGTAAATATTCTAATTTATTACTCTCGTGGTGCACAACGTCTACGCATACAACATAATCAAAAGCATTTTTTTTGAAAGGCAAAAATAAAATATCCCCGGCTACGCAGTTCTTTGCGGCGGAATTTGTTTTTAGATAGTGAAGCATGCTGTAAACCATATCGAAATTAACAAAAAAATACCCCTTATTTTCAAAATCAGTAAAATTTGTATCATAACCGCATCCTATATTAACAATAGCCTTAGGTGCTGGCCCGATATTTTGTCTTACCATATTCCAGAATTCCACCTTAGAATTTTTCCACTGCGTTCTTGAAAACTCTTCTTTTTTATTAAAACCGAACGTCATCATACGCGCAAGGTTCTCTTCTTCTATCAAGTGCGATTTGTCGGTATTTATAGTATATAAAAGAGGGATTTCATTCTTGATTTCGTACGTCATTTTGCACTGACAGCATCCTAAGTCGCTGCCGTTTTTGATTAAGTTACCGCCGCAGGAAGGACATGCCAAAACTTGCAATATCTCACTATTCATTATATTTGATATACCTTATTGTATTCGTTTTGAATGACATTGACATTTCAG from Candidatus Omnitrophota bacterium encodes:
- a CDS encoding deoxyribonuclease IV, coding for MKRIGLHVSIAGNICESLDRAKSLGCNTMQIFSRNPRGWQATKLAESDVAEFRRLKSNYNIKPVVVHIPYIINLATPDDVLYKKSINAYIEDVKRADLLGAEYFVTHLGSHVGSGEAGGIERFSKALNEIIRSARPETTILLENTAGSGSSIGYRFEHLKRIIESQGRPSNIGVCLDTAHTFESGYDIKTKKGLEATLKEFDRLVGLYLIKVVHFNDSLSPAGSHVDRHQHIGKGNIGSEALGRIINHPGLKNAAFIMETPKESDKDDKKNMAAAKRMCRIK
- a CDS encoding outer membrane beta-barrel protein, with the protein product MKKRYNIGKSILILAISFALALNVCGMASAQVLQDVKLKNIDLPDREGVKVGNLIVHGAFKASEELDTNIYLTKGKEKFDAITILTPSMGVELPVGDHNFSADYFPSIFMYGRYNNENHVDHLVRGLGEINFTDYKIRVKDVYRDYTDRAADENSRRIGRQENTFRTDLGAQFNKLGFDVGYTNIFNSYSQQDDLVYQSVTYGDKVRMTNIVDAAVSYRIMPKTVLFVEGDLGFIHYMNSSIPPDAYFVNALLGIRGKPTNKIVADIKGGCKYQHFDKSDIFNDKPFFGFTASGGVDFHQTKDDIWSFGIDSSVFESDYSNNNSYHGTIVDLRYVHKFNKKVSISPFGAYQLNLYPSETTEGGVTAKRYDNFFATGCSLRYDVQKWLSAEVKYDYTRRYSRFSTFNYTDNKVTFSGTVGF
- a CDS encoding polysaccharide biosynthesis tyrosine autokinase codes for the protein MDLTHIQNESNLRDYINILRRRMATVALFFITTVLVVTIGSFMMKPVYRAKAALMVDLENPNVLTATGVVEIQSQNYYSYKEYYQSQMGIITSTPIMQKVFDEFGLANTKDYANVKEPLKKFMKTISVQPVRDTRLLDLYVENKDPVLAAKIANRIAEIYVKRNLYYISKTELLNLLKNEYLKLDAKLSEYNKVYKEKHPEMIRLKKEIDEVIDNIEKEKSMSFRHDYSEEEKLLDNFKHALEGLKANNVSVLAPAVTPPVPLRPKKLFNILLSIVVGLFGGVFLAFFFEYMDDTVKEPHEIDKTVKWPFLGSVPKVNQGGKMGELEKDIFVHAQPKDPVAETYRSIRTSIAFSSTEENPLRTIVITSPGPQEGKTMTLCNLGIAIAQNQKKVLLVDADMRNPRLHEVFKKENETGLSTFLSGQAGFSEVVQKTDIENIALVPSGIHPPNPSELLASHKMKTFCDEAMKKFDYVLIDTPPIAILTDAVILSGITDGIIMVLESGKTSKKILPRIHKLLEDAKARIIGIVLNKISIHSENYRYYSYYYSRKPK
- a CDS encoding sugar transferase, with product MLREKEEVIRRAMIIFDIFIVAFVFFISFFLRQYFHVLYKFDLIPFVRVFADASDLSISDYLIVLFFVIPIWSFSLYANGMYKSLRTKKLTEVLFIILKSVFLTAIIFGAAAFLLKLRFVSRGFFAIFLALSSMAVIAEKVAIFSIMRYVRKQGYNFRRLLIVGTGKRALQFMGKINNHPEWGFKIVGVIEYEESHMGKAVDGSKVIGMLDDIPKILSGRTIDEVVFVIPRSKLTAIENSLYVCETQGVKTTIAIDLFDLKIAKARQTELDGVPLISFETTIAQEWELFIKRAIDIIVSGLGIIALSPILVITALLIKLTSPGPVFYLQKRVGLNGRRFILYKFRSMQKGAHERLSELVEKNEMKGPVFKMKNDPRVTALGKLLRKFSIDELPQLFNVFVGEMSLVGPRPPIPKEVSQYEPWQRRRLSMRPGITCIWQISGRNKIGFEEWMRLDLQYIDNWSLGLDFKILFKTVPVVLFGIGAS
- a CDS encoding FecR domain-containing protein — translated: MKIFKTGVFVLAVFLAVFTTGAVAQEMALTVAAIEGQVLVKTGLDTEWADAKAGQALKANDSIKTLEDGKVFLEFPDKSSISLKPGTEILVETIIYEELSRKVGVKLSLGELKMIVNKADGPSEFLVKTPNAICGAHGSIVYMGFNGASTSVFSPDSILQLTNLLNNENFELGMGMPMGIGGNGFTPFGTPPDMSGFLEIPLVAEPYTPGDENAPGTVDIAPPDAINDSAASQT
- a CDS encoding HAMP domain-containing protein → MDNKFANRRRNYYIDKKFQTNFIIKFCSLVALGAAISGYIIYSMSRATVTTTFINSRLTIKSTADYLLPAVFLSSAVVIVLIGLATIAVTLLTSHKIAGPLYRLEKDIDEITAGNLNIRFNLRKGDEIKALASSLERMSANLRDRIVRIRKVSIELESEINSCCKEAPEGLRSKLEEMKKEIAKFNV
- a CDS encoding polysaccharide biosynthesis/export family protein — protein: MKIFITILLLAAVFVVPVFAADSAAQGKYKLQPTDILQITVHGQPDLTTKTRIAADGYISFPLIGQVMARGLTVQDLEEKIKELLEKDYLVKAEVLVFIDEYHPRQVSVMGEVNKPGKFDMPDERDMTVLEAVAMAEGFTKDADVNRTRVMRIEDGKRKTLIVKVKDITERGEKEKDVVVQPDDVVFVPESFF